Genomic DNA from Desulfonema ishimotonii:
GGCAGAGCGATGTTTAACAAGTTGAAGGGAGTTGAGGCACGCTTCGGAGTCCTGGAAAAGAAGCTGAGTGACCCTGATATTGTCAATGACCGTGAGGCATATCAGAAATACATCCGGGAGCATGCCGATCTCAGCAAACTGGTCACGGCGTACAGGGCGTATCAGCAGGTCGTTGAGGAGATTGACGACAGTACGGAGATGCTCAGGGATAGCGATCCGGAGATCAGGGACCTCGCCCGTGAAGAGGTGAATGCCCTTAATCTCAGGAAAGAAGCGATTGAGGATGAACTGAAGAAGCTCCTCATGCCCAAAGACCCCAATGATCAGAAGAACGTACTTATTGAGATCCGGGCGGGAACAGGCGGCGAAGAGGCGGGCCTTTTTGCCAATGACCTTTTCCGGATGTACAACCGGTATGCGGAAAACAATCACTGGAAGGTGGAGATCATGAGCCACCACGCCACCGGCGTGGGCGGTCTGAAAGAGGTCATTGCCATGATCCAGGGGCGGGGCGCCTACAGCCGTCTGAAATACGAGAGCGGTATTCACCGGGTTCAGCGGGTGCCGGAGACGGAAACCCAGGGCCGTATCCACACGTCTGCCGTGACGGTGGCGGTGTTGCCCGAGGCCGAAGAGGTGGAGCTGGATATTGACCCGACGGAGCTGAAGATCGACGTGTACCGGTCAACCGGTCCGGGGGGGCAGTCGGTAAATACGACCGATTCGGCAGTTCGGATCACCCATCTGCCGTCCGGGCTTGTGGTGACCTGTCAGGATGAGAAGTCCCAGCACAAGAACAAGGCCAAGGCCCTGAAGGTGCTGCGCGCCCGTCTGATGGATCAGATTGTCCGGGAGCAGAACGCCAGGCGTTCCCAGGAGCGGAAAAGCCAGATCGGCACCGGGGATCGCAGCGGCCGGATCCGAACCTACAATTTCCCCCAGGGACGGGTGACAGATCACCGTATCGGGCTGACGCTCTATAAGCTGGAGGGGATTTTGCAGGGGGATATCGATACCATCATCGGGGAACTGACAACCTATTATCAGGCCCAGGCACTTCAGAATGCAGAATCAGACAAAGAACGGGGAAGCGCCGTGGACCATTCTTAAGCTTCTCCGGTGGACCACTTCCTATTTCAAATCCCATGACATTGACAACCCCAGGGCGTCCGCCGAACTGCTCCTCGCCCATGCACTGAAACTCGAACGGATTGACCTCTATGTCCGGTACGATCAGCCGCTGTCCGGCGGGGAGCTGTCCCGTTTCAAAGCCCTGATAAAGCGGCGGGGAAAGCGGGAGCCCATCGCCTATATTACCGGTGAAAAGGAATTCTGGTCCATGCCGCTGAAGGTGTCTCCGGCGGTGCTGATTCCGCGTCCGGAAACCGAATGTCTGGTGGAGGCGGCCCTGGCGGTTTTGCCGGATGATTCCGATGGGGACCGGAAAAAACGGGTGCTGGAGCTGGGCACGGGGTCGGGGGCCATCATCCTTTCCCTGGCGTCCGAGCGGCCCGGACACCGCTATTTTGCGTCGGACCGTTCCCTGAGCGCCCTGGCAGTGGCCCGTGAAAATGCGGTGCGGCACGGGGCGGAGGCGATCCGCTTTTTCTGCGGGGACTGGTTTGAAGCCCTGAAAGGGGGCGGCCCGCCCTTTGACCTGATCCTCTCCAACCCGCCCTATATCGAAGCCGCTGAGATTCCCCGGCTTCAGCCCGAAATTCACCGGTATGAGCCGGTGGCCGCCCTGGACGGCGGTACAGACGGCCTCGATGCTCTCCGTCATATCATCTGCCATGCCCCGGCCTGTCTGGCAGACGGGGGGACGCTGATACTGGAGATCGGTTACGATCAGGGCGACGCAGTGCAGAGCATTGCCCGGGGATGCGGGGCCTATTATCAGGTGGCGGTCAGAAAGGACTACAGCGGGCATGACCGGGTTGTCCTGCTGCGGCGGGGACAGGCCCCGGACGGGTAAAAAAGGCTTGCGAATTATTTTTTAATCTGTTACGAAAATTCGTTTTTTACACTTCACACGCGCCCGGACCGGATTCCCGGTGCTCCCGGAGGGGGAGTCGGAAGCCGGAAAGATGGGGCGGTGGAAAAAACCGAATAATAAGGAGAAAATATGGCGTACATTACAATGAAACAGCTTCTCGAGGCAGGCGTCCACTTCGGTCATCAGACCAAGCGCTGGAACCCCAAAATGAAACCTTACATTTTCGGGGCACGCAACGGCATATACATCATTGACCTTCAGAAAACCGTCCGCATGTTCAAAACCGCCTATGATTTTATTGTGGATACTGTTGAAAACGGTCAGTCGGTTCTGTTTGTCGGAACCAAAAAACAGGCCCGCGATTCGGTCTACGAAGAGGCCAACCGGTGCGAGATGTTCTACGTTCACAACCGGTGGCTGGGTGGCATGATGACCAACTTCCAGACCATTAAGCAGAGTATCGACCGCCTGAATCAGCTCAACGATATCCTCAACGACGAGGATACCCTCAACCTCTACACGAAGAAAGAGGGACTCCGGATCGGCAAAGAGCAGATCAAGCTGGACAATAACCTCGGCGGTATTCGCACCATGACCCGTCTGCCCGGAGCGATGTTTGTTGTTGATCCCAAAAATGAGGCCATTGCAATCCGGGAGGCCAAGCGCCTTGGCATTCCCATTGTTGCCATTGTCGATACCAACTGTGACCCGGACGACATCGATTATATTATTCCGGGCAATGATGACGCGATCCGTGCCATCCGGCTGATTACCTCCAAGATCGCGGATGCCTGCGTGGAAGGCCGTGAGCGGCTTGCTGAAAAGCGGCAGGCAGAGGCGGATAAGGATCTGGAAGAGGTGGACGAGGAAGTGGCCGCTGCCAGTGCGGACCTGAAACCGGGTGAGCGCAAGGTGATTGCCGACGGATCAGACGGGCCGGTTGTGGAGGTCATCAAACGCAACACATCGGATGCTTCGGAAACTGCTGAGGGTGAGGCCGTTGCCGAAACCGCTGACGCAGAAGAAAAGACAGGAGAATAGATAACAATGGCAGGAGTGAGCGCAGCAATGGTAAAAGAGCTTCGGGAGAAAACCGGGGCCGGAATTATGGACTGCAAGGAAGCACTGGCCGAGTGCGGGACGGACATCGAGAAGGCCACTGACTTTCTGAGAAAAAAGGGGCTGGCAACAGCTCAGAAGCGTGCAGGCCGCTCCATGAGCGAAGGGGTCGTTGAATCCTACATCCACATGGGCGGAAAGCTCGGCGTCATGGTCG
This window encodes:
- the prfA gene encoding peptide chain release factor 1, which codes for MFNKLKGVEARFGVLEKKLSDPDIVNDREAYQKYIREHADLSKLVTAYRAYQQVVEEIDDSTEMLRDSDPEIRDLAREEVNALNLRKEAIEDELKKLLMPKDPNDQKNVLIEIRAGTGGEEAGLFANDLFRMYNRYAENNHWKVEIMSHHATGVGGLKEVIAMIQGRGAYSRLKYESGIHRVQRVPETETQGRIHTSAVTVAVLPEAEEVELDIDPTELKIDVYRSTGPGGQSVNTTDSAVRITHLPSGLVVTCQDEKSQHKNKAKALKVLRARLMDQIVREQNARRSQERKSQIGTGDRSGRIRTYNFPQGRVTDHRIGLTLYKLEGILQGDIDTIIGELTTYYQAQALQNAESDKERGSAVDHS
- the prmC gene encoding peptide chain release factor N(5)-glutamine methyltransferase → MQNQTKNGEAPWTILKLLRWTTSYFKSHDIDNPRASAELLLAHALKLERIDLYVRYDQPLSGGELSRFKALIKRRGKREPIAYITGEKEFWSMPLKVSPAVLIPRPETECLVEAALAVLPDDSDGDRKKRVLELGTGSGAIILSLASERPGHRYFASDRSLSALAVARENAVRHGAEAIRFFCGDWFEALKGGGPPFDLILSNPPYIEAAEIPRLQPEIHRYEPVAALDGGTDGLDALRHIICHAPACLADGGTLILEIGYDQGDAVQSIARGCGAYYQVAVRKDYSGHDRVVLLRRGQAPDG
- the rpsB gene encoding 30S ribosomal protein S2, producing the protein MAYITMKQLLEAGVHFGHQTKRWNPKMKPYIFGARNGIYIIDLQKTVRMFKTAYDFIVDTVENGQSVLFVGTKKQARDSVYEEANRCEMFYVHNRWLGGMMTNFQTIKQSIDRLNQLNDILNDEDTLNLYTKKEGLRIGKEQIKLDNNLGGIRTMTRLPGAMFVVDPKNEAIAIREAKRLGIPIVAIVDTNCDPDDIDYIIPGNDDAIRAIRLITSKIADACVEGRERLAEKRQAEADKDLEEVDEEVAAASADLKPGERKVIADGSDGPVVEVIKRNTSDASETAEGEAVAETADAEEKTGE